A single genomic interval of Acidovorax sp. 1608163 harbors:
- a CDS encoding TetR/AcrR family transcriptional regulator, whose amino-acid sequence MTEAHRRQKQPELIRSQLLMVVRDILVQDGPHAVTLDAVSRRASVTKGGLQHHFRSKQALLQALCDQLFEEFQANLALAFEREPAGPGRHARAYIRTCFDTHNQLNQVETQRAIGLLALTLPEARERWHQTMQTELAADAETPGAADRLLVCRMAADGFWFSQMLDVYALDDAHRARILALLLQLCGQKED is encoded by the coding sequence ATGACAGAAGCCCACCGCCGACAAAAACAGCCCGAACTGATCCGCAGCCAGTTACTGATGGTGGTGCGCGACATCCTGGTACAAGATGGCCCCCACGCCGTGACGCTGGACGCCGTATCCCGCCGCGCCAGCGTGACCAAGGGCGGCCTGCAGCACCACTTTCGCAGCAAGCAGGCCTTGCTGCAGGCGCTGTGCGATCAGCTGTTTGAAGAATTCCAGGCGAACCTGGCACTGGCGTTTGAACGTGAACCCGCCGGGCCGGGGCGCCATGCCCGCGCCTACATTCGCACCTGCTTTGACACCCACAACCAACTGAACCAGGTCGAGACCCAGCGGGCCATTGGCCTGCTGGCCTTGACCCTGCCCGAAGCCCGCGAGCGCTGGCACCAGACCATGCAGACCGAGCTGGCCGCAGACGCCGAAACACCTGGCGCGGCAGACCGGCTGCTGGTGTGCCGGATGGCCGCAGATGGCTTCTGGTTTTCGCAAATGCTGGATGTGTATGCCCTGGACGACGCGCACCGCGCCCGCATCCTGGCCTTGTTGCTGCAACTGTGCGGCCAGAAAGAAGACTGA
- a CDS encoding AAA family ATPase, which yields MLERMSPLLSRPVLRAMVIAVVTLFVASAIFTPQLNPFTRSAFLAAMNVGPVWGEVTQWRAAMIDARNELGDWPPDIQKYAPPIANAKLRVTSPRPNVLQGDIANHPELGKIAGTQVIIEFHPDSYTWSCRRGNPPVPPGYLPINCDDGVTDDREPSKPSAASASDPFGWLRSLIIGCAVIFCAGAVVWVVRHPLIGSGQLRPARLRRTPLDRLPKIDRLLRWMGRLDATLQAAEVRTADWRRAVLCAQANGLDYATGLAQTLADKVVARQQTSADWALPGVVLEWQFAPDLPVSLDRCLVLVPTPGLDEAALVQSLRAAQTGSDVLLVLSEHSLEAPCPLLRAHCEDSANLHVMVDSASLTEWLLGGQALQVLLRLLSTQLRITRISPYQTRGGVTREGSFFGRAQLLARVVTREPANYLVVGGRQLGKSSLLKAVQRRLQGHPHTVCHYVSLRDHRLAPRLALQLGLPAHTTLEDIVAHLQAQAVGKRLVLLIDEADQFFRAESDQGYAQLSTLRSLSEEGRCWFMLAGFWDLYATAVLDYQSPLRNFGEVLTIGGLERVACRELATEPLRRLRLGFASDALVERLIDASGQRANLVAILCQECLEALQPGERAIEAHHLNQALASQAVQDALAGWGRLSQDEAACRLDRVVVYHTAQSGQTSLVALAQLLHSHGIAADAQALRQSLARLQLAYVLRKQEAEYRFAIPLLQGQFEPSEVEQLLRQELAVLGRDSRSAA from the coding sequence ATGCTCGAACGAATGAGCCCGCTGCTCTCGCGCCCTGTGCTGCGCGCCATGGTCATTGCCGTGGTGACGTTGTTTGTGGCCAGCGCCATCTTCACCCCCCAGCTCAACCCCTTCACGCGCAGCGCTTTCCTTGCGGCCATGAATGTCGGCCCGGTGTGGGGCGAGGTGACGCAATGGCGCGCCGCCATGATCGATGCGCGCAACGAGCTGGGTGACTGGCCGCCGGACATCCAAAAATACGCCCCGCCCATTGCCAACGCCAAGCTGCGCGTCACTTCGCCACGCCCCAACGTGTTGCAGGGTGACATTGCCAACCACCCCGAGCTGGGCAAGATCGCTGGCACGCAGGTGATCATTGAGTTCCATCCCGACTCCTATACCTGGAGCTGCCGCCGAGGCAATCCGCCCGTGCCACCAGGCTACCTTCCCATCAATTGCGATGACGGCGTGACCGACGATAGGGAGCCGAGCAAGCCATCTGCCGCGTCCGCCTCCGACCCTTTTGGGTGGCTGCGGTCATTGATCATTGGGTGTGCTGTGATCTTTTGCGCCGGGGCGGTGGTATGGGTGGTGCGCCATCCCCTGATTGGCTCTGGCCAGCTGCGCCCCGCGCGCCTGCGCCGCACGCCCCTGGACCGCCTGCCGAAAATCGACCGCCTGCTGCGCTGGATGGGGCGGCTGGACGCCACCTTGCAGGCCGCTGAAGTCCGCACGGCAGACTGGCGCCGCGCTGTGTTGTGTGCCCAGGCGAACGGGCTTGACTACGCCACTGGCCTGGCCCAGACCCTGGCCGACAAAGTGGTGGCCCGCCAGCAGACCAGTGCCGATTGGGCACTGCCCGGCGTGGTGCTGGAGTGGCAGTTTGCCCCCGACCTGCCCGTGTCGCTGGACCGCTGCCTGGTGCTGGTGCCCACGCCGGGGCTCGACGAAGCTGCGTTGGTGCAAAGCCTGCGCGCTGCGCAGACCGGCAGCGACGTGCTGCTGGTGCTGAGCGAGCACAGCCTTGAGGCCCCGTGCCCCCTGCTGCGCGCCCACTGCGAAGACAGCGCCAACCTGCATGTGATGGTGGACAGCGCCAGCCTCACCGAATGGCTGCTGGGCGGCCAGGCCCTGCAGGTGCTGCTGCGCCTGCTGTCCACCCAGTTGCGCATCACCCGCATCTCGCCGTACCAGACGCGCGGTGGCGTCACGCGCGAAGGCTCGTTCTTCGGCCGCGCGCAGCTGCTGGCCCGCGTGGTCACCCGCGAGCCTGCCAACTACCTGGTGGTGGGCGGGCGCCAGCTAGGCAAAAGCAGCTTGCTCAAGGCGGTGCAGCGCCGCCTGCAGGGCCACCCGCACACCGTGTGCCACTACGTATCGCTGCGCGACCACCGGCTGGCACCCCGCCTGGCGCTGCAGCTGGGCCTGCCCGCCCACACCACGCTCGAAGACATCGTGGCCCACCTGCAGGCGCAAGCGGTGGGCAAGCGGCTGGTGCTGCTGATTGACGAGGCCGACCAGTTCTTCCGTGCCGAGTCGGACCAAGGCTATGCACAGTTGTCCACCCTGCGCTCGCTCAGCGAAGAGGGGCGCTGCTGGTTCATGCTGGCAGGGTTCTGGGATTTGTATGCCACGGCGGTGCTCGACTACCAAAGCCCCCTGCGCAATTTTGGCGAGGTGCTGACCATTGGCGGGCTGGAGCGCGTGGCCTGCCGCGAGCTGGCCACCGAGCCACTGCGCCGCCTGCGCCTGGGCTTTGCCAGCGATGCGTTGGTCGAGCGCCTCATCGACGCCAGCGGCCAGCGCGCCAACCTGGTGGCCATCCTGTGCCAGGAATGCCTGGAGGCCCTGCAACCCGGCGAGCGCGCCATCGAGGCCCACCACCTGAACCAGGCCCTGGCCTCGCAGGCGGTGCAAGACGCATTGGCCGGCTGGGGCCGCCTGAGCCAGGACGAAGCCGCCTGCCGCCTCGACCGTGTGGTGGTCTACCACACCGCCCAGTCTGGGCAGACCAGCCTGGTGGCCTTGGCACAGCTGCTGCATAGCCACGGCATCGCGGCCGATGCACAGGCCCTGCGCCAATCGCTGGCGCGACTGCAGCTGGCCTACGTGCTGCGCAAGCAAGAGGCCGAATACCGTTTTGCCATCCCGCTGCTGCAGGGCCAGTTTGAGCCCAGCGAGGTGGAGCAGCTGCTGCGCCAGGAGTTGGCTGTGTTGGGCAGGGACTCACGCTCCGCTGCATGA
- a CDS encoding ankyrin repeat domain-containing protein, with amino-acid sequence MASSSTVVLEHDSGFEHILSSIDRLVRSGVHPDRISVSQYPASHWACSPRWAHYDGPDEAAVAQRVDAQMALLGLLLEHGADPNKRKNRNDTPLALCCGQLWGGAGGRSLERLGLVLAAGSDPRKTKDPALCTALGLEDMRGEICNIPFRVDAQVGHAEMVFQAVDMLLAAGADIEAMDHREMYNPILMAAYMGSVPLLRFLKDRGANVHFTTPAGTNALMHCAGDVDGLNLSRAGISVAWQRGVDPVATTRQLLDWGLDPAAANARARTPLRLAVSAGNLDVAAVLAEALAAQGKLVAADVRLFRGTEYESRVAALTTSVAPKKPAKPKAAADGSAQRATWERAPGLIDGPTDWTVSQYPDWLRTCLKGVIAHLGSGADPRVPPGVLYLEYDDYFRGLKLSRTKSYLSRSGAVEMGVHVFDWSVMRIRFSQVENDDWVLREAIDLPMAPGAPPANDVLCDAIGQLCARYLNTQA; translated from the coding sequence ATGGCAAGCTCTTCAACGGTTGTCCTTGAACATGATTCAGGGTTCGAACACATCCTGTCGTCCATAGACCGCTTGGTCCGCTCCGGCGTCCACCCCGACCGCATCAGCGTGTCCCAGTACCCCGCGTCGCACTGGGCCTGCAGCCCCCGCTGGGCGCACTACGATGGTCCTGACGAGGCCGCCGTGGCCCAACGGGTGGATGCGCAAATGGCCTTGCTTGGCTTGCTTCTGGAGCATGGCGCCGATCCCAACAAGCGCAAGAATCGCAATGACACGCCTTTGGCCTTGTGCTGCGGGCAGTTGTGGGGAGGCGCTGGGGGGCGCTCTTTGGAGCGGCTGGGTTTGGTGCTGGCAGCAGGGAGTGACCCCCGCAAGACCAAGGACCCCGCGCTGTGCACCGCCCTCGGGCTGGAGGACATGCGTGGCGAGATTTGCAACATCCCATTTCGCGTGGATGCCCAAGTGGGGCATGCCGAAATGGTGTTCCAGGCGGTCGATATGCTGCTGGCGGCCGGTGCTGACATCGAAGCGATGGATCACCGCGAGATGTACAACCCGATCCTCATGGCCGCCTACATGGGGAGTGTGCCGTTGTTGCGCTTTTTGAAGGACCGCGGCGCTAATGTGCACTTCACCACCCCCGCAGGCACCAACGCGCTGATGCACTGTGCTGGCGATGTGGACGGTCTGAACCTGAGCCGCGCTGGCATTTCGGTGGCGTGGCAGCGAGGGGTCGACCCTGTCGCCACCACCCGCCAGCTGCTCGACTGGGGCCTGGACCCCGCTGCAGCCAACGCGCGCGCTCGCACCCCACTGCGCCTGGCCGTCAGCGCAGGCAACCTGGATGTGGCTGCAGTGCTGGCCGAAGCCCTGGCGGCCCAGGGCAAGTTGGTGGCTGCCGACGTGCGCCTGTTCCGGGGCACCGAATACGAATCCCGCGTGGCGGCGTTGACCACCTCCGTAGCCCCCAAAAAGCCCGCCAAGCCCAAGGCCGCTGCGGATGGCTCCGCCCAGCGCGCCACCTGGGAGCGTGCGCCCGGATTGATCGACGGGCCCACGGACTGGACCGTCAGCCAATACCCCGATTGGCTGCGCACCTGCCTCAAGGGCGTGATTGCCCACCTTGGCTCGGGCGCAGACCCGCGCGTGCCGCCTGGCGTGCTGTACCTGGAATACGACGACTACTTTCGTGGCCTGAAGCTGTCGCGCACCAAGTCGTATCTCAGCCGCAGCGGCGCGGTGGAAATGGGTGTCCATGTCTTCGATTGGTCTGTCATGCGCATCCGCTTCTCGCAGGTGGAAAACGACGACTGGGTGCTGCGCGAGGCGATTGATTTGCCCATGGCCCCAGGCGCACCGCCTGCCAACGACGTGCTGTGTGACGCCATCGGCCAGCTGTGCGCCCGCTACCTCAATACCCAGGCTTGA
- a CDS encoding leucine-rich repeat domain-containing protein, which yields MTTKPKWTDRIFSPIRVLNRADGLHLEKFTDADLDQIADCDDILDIHLRSNRTAQPVDLSRLAHIQGLRRLSLDRMQFTNLQALKALPHLNSLTIEYCDFKDFEALNGLNVETLFVWNNKFTHFPAGLQLPRLESLYLSHNRITDLSFVASYPTLKCLHVNGNRITDLAPLAGCAALETLWVDDNPLTTLAPLAGRRYQRLHVSSELSAERAALQLELPEEPYVRDPESIEASRIARLMEAKDWPQLYAITDLSLLGDAFSSLVHGHFDEEMVRGALAHPAPGAFDAMVTHGLRPHYWEESKLLVSVLSSFGERLVAPLTHSFHAELAFYPEYEPFYAGKLKHEHATIARILVEAPIPAFADLFLAFFNLREGFSEAHLHHYKQLLDGVGKVQSPQLVEPIIDLLRFEKHVLGGDSAFMKKVFKAIGQLGARADAAVLAGRFDVSAEARTDVAEAYEATLKKLEKKKS from the coding sequence ATGACCACCAAGCCCAAGTGGACCGACCGCATCTTTAGCCCCATCCGCGTGCTGAACCGCGCCGACGGTCTGCACCTGGAGAAATTCACCGATGCCGATCTGGACCAGATCGCCGACTGCGACGACATCCTGGACATCCACCTGCGCAGCAACCGTACAGCGCAGCCGGTCGATCTGTCACGCCTGGCGCATATCCAGGGGCTTCGGCGCTTGAGCCTGGATCGCATGCAGTTCACCAACCTGCAGGCCCTCAAAGCCTTGCCGCACCTGAACTCGCTGACCATTGAATACTGCGACTTCAAAGACTTCGAGGCACTCAACGGGCTCAATGTTGAGACGCTGTTCGTGTGGAACAACAAGTTCACTCACTTCCCGGCAGGGCTCCAGTTGCCCAGGCTGGAGAGCCTGTACCTGTCACACAACCGCATCACCGACCTGTCGTTCGTTGCCAGCTACCCCACTCTCAAATGCTTGCATGTGAACGGCAACCGGATCACCGACCTGGCTCCTTTGGCTGGCTGCGCGGCCTTGGAGACCCTGTGGGTCGATGACAACCCGCTGACCACACTGGCGCCCCTGGCAGGTCGGCGCTACCAGCGATTGCATGTCAGCAGCGAGTTGAGCGCGGAGCGTGCGGCCTTACAGCTGGAGTTGCCCGAGGAGCCGTATGTGCGCGACCCGGAAAGCATCGAAGCCTCGCGTATCGCGCGGCTGATGGAGGCCAAGGATTGGCCGCAACTCTATGCCATCACCGACCTGTCTTTGCTGGGCGACGCGTTCTCCAGTCTGGTGCATGGGCACTTTGACGAGGAGATGGTGCGCGGCGCGCTGGCACACCCGGCCCCCGGCGCGTTCGATGCGATGGTGACCCACGGCCTGCGCCCGCACTATTGGGAAGAGTCCAAGCTGCTGGTGTCGGTGCTCAGCAGCTTCGGCGAGCGCTTGGTGGCCCCGCTGACCCATAGCTTTCACGCCGAGCTGGCCTTTTACCCGGAGTACGAACCGTTCTACGCGGGCAAACTCAAGCATGAGCACGCCACCATCGCCCGCATCCTGGTGGAAGCTCCCATCCCCGCGTTTGCCGACCTGTTCCTGGCGTTCTTCAACCTGCGCGAGGGCTTCTCCGAAGCCCACCTGCACCACTACAAGCAGCTGCTCGATGGGGTGGGCAAAGTGCAGTCTCCGCAGCTGGTGGAGCCCATCATCGACCTGCTGCGGTTCGAAAAGCACGTCCTGGGCGGAGACTCGGCGTTCATGAAAAAGGTCTTCAAGGCCATTGGCCAGCTGGGCGCGAGGGCCGATGCGGCCGTGCTGGCTGGCCGCTTTGATGTGTCCGCCGAAGCCCGCACCGATGTGGCCGAGGCCTACGAGGCCACCCTCAAGAAGCTGGAAAAGAAAAAGAGCTGA
- a CDS encoding ankyrin repeat domain-containing protein, translating into MSESRLHYTVYFASRTQAAAWAAEAQATADMPLNEQARVLGTMLGLGEDAGVSFEFAGAAQLCAELSVLGPWNLLASEGWPPGLVERGAKLLSCEWHNGPKAEGLWLNGPKPVTRKQFDAAVRKLDPLEEVHQLLSKEQYGEVLNLVHHHGLDPNTVLYHRPLIVHLLTPQAGKASGVLPTEAIIALLQAGARPDPLALVTRMPSFTLPVFPLHCAAYAFDIALMQALVDAGVDVNAVDDEGHTPLMQLADATHYLSKPVSMAVLAAQWLLERGAEVNAVSQHGDSALAGGVHRALRDLLMAHGGRVIWPHYVLEYDAPQQQLNAISYHDHARLDELLAQAPPDEAHRHGLLSRAVDEGNLPALDRLWRPGDHALMCIDTTPEPRLLAECTTKHEGTDVATMRYLVQCSAPEAFPTRDTAWLNAANSCLKDFSSRIVDRPVELLEIVLALGLPAEPPADAQHTPLEAAINAQSEAKVALLLAYGANPNRVLYHGGNALHEALECKATHCLPLLLQAGADRTHCDRQGRTPLQLAVSKRNKAAQKLLAV; encoded by the coding sequence ATGTCTGAATCCCGCCTGCACTACACCGTTTATTTTGCGTCCCGCACGCAGGCCGCTGCCTGGGCTGCCGAGGCCCAAGCAACGGCCGACATGCCGTTGAACGAGCAAGCCCGAGTGCTGGGCACGATGCTCGGCCTGGGCGAAGACGCCGGCGTGTCGTTCGAGTTCGCGGGCGCCGCGCAGCTGTGTGCCGAGCTGTCTGTCCTCGGGCCATGGAACCTGCTGGCCTCTGAAGGCTGGCCACCCGGGCTGGTGGAGCGAGGTGCCAAGCTGCTGAGCTGCGAATGGCACAACGGCCCCAAGGCAGAAGGCCTGTGGCTCAACGGCCCCAAGCCGGTCACGCGCAAGCAGTTTGATGCCGCTGTGCGCAAGCTGGACCCACTGGAAGAAGTGCACCAGTTGCTTTCCAAAGAACAATACGGCGAGGTCTTGAACCTGGTGCACCACCACGGCCTGGACCCCAACACGGTGCTGTACCACCGGCCGCTCATCGTGCATTTGCTCACGCCGCAGGCGGGCAAGGCCAGCGGCGTTTTGCCCACCGAGGCCATCATCGCCCTGCTGCAAGCCGGGGCGCGGCCCGATCCCCTGGCCCTGGTCACCCGCATGCCCAGCTTCACCTTGCCCGTGTTTCCGCTGCATTGCGCGGCCTACGCGTTTGACATTGCGCTGATGCAGGCGCTGGTGGACGCAGGCGTGGACGTGAACGCTGTGGACGACGAGGGGCACACGCCCTTGATGCAACTGGCCGATGCAACGCACTATTTGAGCAAGCCAGTCTCTATGGCCGTGCTGGCCGCGCAGTGGCTGCTGGAGCGGGGCGCAGAGGTCAACGCCGTGAGCCAGCACGGGGATTCGGCCCTGGCCGGGGGCGTGCACCGGGCGCTGCGCGATCTCCTCATGGCACATGGCGGCCGGGTGATCTGGCCGCACTACGTGCTGGAGTACGACGCACCGCAGCAGCAACTCAACGCGATTTCGTACCACGACCATGCGCGGCTGGATGAATTGCTGGCGCAGGCGCCGCCGGACGAAGCCCATCGGCATGGCTTGCTGAGCAGGGCTGTGGACGAAGGGAACCTCCCAGCGTTGGACCGGCTGTGGAGGCCGGGGGACCATGCGCTGATGTGCATCGACACAACCCCGGAGCCCCGGTTGCTGGCGGAATGCACCACGAAGCACGAAGGCACGGATGTGGCCACGATGCGATACCTGGTGCAGTGCAGCGCGCCCGAGGCCTTTCCCACGCGCGATACCGCCTGGCTGAATGCGGCCAACAGCTGCCTGAAGGATTTCAGCAGCCGCATCGTGGACCGGCCTGTGGAGTTGCTGGAGATAGTGCTCGCGCTCGGCTTGCCCGCTGAGCCACCGGCCGATGCGCAGCACACTCCCTTGGAGGCTGCTATCAACGCCCAGTCCGAAGCCAAGGTAGCGCTGCTGCTGGCCTACGGTGCCAACCCAAACCGGGTGCTGTACCACGGGGGCAATGCTTTGCATGAGGCGTTGGAGTGCAAGGCGACCCACTGCCTTCCTCTGCTGCTGCAGGCGGGGGCTGACCGCACCCACTGCGACCGCCAGGGCCGCACGCCGCTGCAGCTGGCGGTGTCCAAGCGCAACAAGGCCGCGCAGAAACTTCTGGCGGTCTGA
- a CDS encoding LLM class flavin-dependent oxidoreductase — protein sequence MTQPNTPRKLRLGAFIMATGHHIAAWRHPGAQADAGVNIDHYIELAQTAERGLFDQVFVADSPGIRNHGDHESFSRQGRLSHFEPVTLWAALSAVTQHIGFVATASTTYEDPYLLACKFASLDHISKGRAAWNVVTTSADNVHGNFGLNAHPDPAVRYERAHEFVDVVKGLWDSFDDDAFLRDKASGVYLDPDKVHTLNHIGKHLKVEGPLNLERPPQGYPVIVQAGSSEDGKELAAASAEAIFTAWTSLVEAQAFYRDVKGRMAKYGRRPEELLVLPGISPVIGRTEAEAQAKWAELQALIHPAVGLATLAPFWPGEDLSKWDLDAPPPYIPEPPKGINSRAQVVLQLARREGYTVRQLYEYLAGARGHWVVVGTPAQIADRMQEWFENGAADGFNVMPPVLPQSLNEFVDLVVPELQRRGLFRTAYEGKTLRENLGLQRPASRYAQAQRKAA from the coding sequence ATGACCCAACCCAACACTCCACGCAAACTGCGCCTCGGCGCTTTCATCATGGCCACCGGCCACCACATTGCGGCCTGGCGCCACCCCGGCGCGCAGGCCGATGCGGGCGTCAACATCGACCACTACATCGAGCTGGCGCAGACGGCAGAGCGCGGGCTGTTTGACCAGGTGTTTGTGGCCGACAGCCCGGGCATCCGCAACCATGGCGACCACGAATCGTTCAGCCGCCAGGGGCGCCTGTCGCACTTCGAGCCCGTCACGCTGTGGGCGGCGCTGTCGGCGGTCACCCAGCACATTGGGTTTGTCGCCACAGCGTCCACCACCTACGAAGACCCCTACCTGCTGGCGTGCAAGTTTGCCTCGCTCGACCACATCAGCAAGGGCCGCGCGGCCTGGAACGTGGTGACCACCAGCGCCGACAACGTGCACGGCAACTTTGGCCTGAACGCCCACCCCGACCCCGCGGTGCGCTACGAACGCGCCCACGAGTTTGTGGACGTAGTGAAGGGGCTGTGGGACAGCTTTGACGACGATGCCTTCCTGCGCGACAAAGCCAGCGGCGTGTACCTGGACCCGGACAAGGTGCACACCCTCAACCACATTGGCAAGCACCTGAAGGTGGAAGGCCCGCTGAACCTCGAGCGCCCGCCCCAGGGCTATCCGGTGATCGTGCAGGCAGGCTCGTCCGAGGATGGCAAGGAGCTGGCCGCCGCCAGCGCCGAGGCCATCTTCACCGCCTGGACCAGCCTGGTCGAAGCCCAGGCCTTCTACCGCGACGTGAAGGGCCGCATGGCCAAGTACGGGCGCAGGCCCGAAGAGCTGCTGGTGCTGCCCGGCATCTCCCCCGTCATTGGCCGCACCGAGGCCGAAGCCCAGGCCAAATGGGCCGAGCTGCAGGCGCTGATCCACCCCGCCGTGGGGCTGGCCACGCTGGCCCCCTTCTGGCCTGGCGAAGACCTGTCAAAGTGGGACCTGGACGCGCCGCCGCCCTACATCCCCGAGCCGCCCAAGGGCATCAACAGCCGCGCCCAGGTGGTGCTGCAACTGGCGCGGCGCGAGGGCTACACCGTGCGCCAGCTGTACGAATACCTGGCGGGTGCGCGCGGCCACTGGGTGGTGGTGGGCACCCCGGCGCAGATTGCCGACCGCATGCAGGAATGGTTTGAAAACGGCGCCGCCGATGGCTTTAACGTGATGCCACCCGTGCTGCCCCAGTCGCTCAACGAGTTTGTGGACCTGGTGGTGCCCGAGCTGCAGCGGCGCGGGCTGTTTCGCACCGCCTACGAGGGCAAAACGCTGCGCGAAAACCTGGGCCTGCAACGCCCCGCCAGCCGCTACGCACAGGCCCAGCGCAAGGCGGCGTGA
- a CDS encoding TauD/TfdA family dioxygenase yields the protein MSKLNDLNPTYTRFTVEPYTPTIGAVIHDLDLTQPLDATTQQELRAALAEHEVIFFRNQQLTPAQHIAFTRTFGGVAEVKAFFPRLESHPEIEIVESTAERPKASNNWHADITWREQPPLGTSLYAQVIPATGGDTLWASLTAAYASLPAPLQAYLETLTAVHTWEISGWTEYLLRKDASGEELKAARAKYPPVEHPMVRVHPVTGKKILYVNPTFTSHIKGLHRTQSDALLAQLFELPKVPEFQARLRWQTGSLAVWDNRSTQHYAVGDFFPQHRKLHRITITE from the coding sequence ATGTCCAAGCTCAACGACCTGAACCCCACGTACACCCGCTTCACGGTGGAGCCGTACACGCCCACCATTGGCGCCGTGATCCACGACCTGGACCTGACCCAGCCACTGGACGCCACGACGCAACAGGAACTGCGCGCTGCGCTGGCAGAGCACGAGGTGATCTTCTTTCGCAACCAGCAGCTCACCCCTGCGCAGCACATCGCCTTCACGCGCACCTTTGGCGGCGTGGCCGAGGTCAAAGCCTTCTTCCCGCGCCTGGAAAGCCACCCCGAGATCGAGATTGTGGAAAGCACGGCCGAGCGGCCCAAGGCCTCCAACAACTGGCACGCCGACATCACCTGGCGCGAACAGCCGCCGCTGGGCACCAGCCTGTACGCCCAGGTGATTCCGGCCACCGGCGGCGACACCCTGTGGGCGAGCCTCACGGCCGCCTACGCCAGCCTGCCAGCGCCTTTGCAGGCCTACCTGGAAACCCTCACGGCCGTGCACACCTGGGAGATCAGTGGCTGGACCGAATACCTGCTGCGCAAGGACGCCAGCGGCGAAGAGCTGAAAGCCGCCCGCGCCAAATACCCTCCGGTGGAGCACCCTATGGTGCGCGTGCACCCGGTCACGGGCAAGAAGATTTTGTATGTGAACCCCACCTTCACCAGCCACATCAAGGGCCTGCACCGCACGCAAAGCGATGCCCTGCTGGCCCAGCTGTTTGAGCTGCCCAAGGTGCCCGAATTTCAGGCCCGCCTGCGCTGGCAAACAGGCTCGCTGGCGGTGTGGGACAACCGATCCACCCAGCACTACGCGGTGGGCGACTTCTTCCCCCAGCACCGCAAGCTGCACCGCATCACGATCACCGAGTAG
- a CDS encoding ABC transporter substrate-binding protein: MFVTVRRLQALLALTLATALPWLPFGVHAQAPAQPALQTIRIGVATGGVGSDPVRHGGTSAALAYTDGAVEEEFKKDGIKVQWIFFKGAGPAVNEALVNKQLDFAWQGDLPSVVHRASDVKTKIILGSGVRTGLYLAVPPDSPIQRLEDLKGRKVAVFKGTNLHLAAVRALADKGLSERDVKLVNLDLPSADAALATKDIDAAFGYVNVFALRDKGLAKVVWSASADSYKYTRQTVLLVTDDFAARHPQAVQRVVTTVLRYAHKYSDESRRADLFALWGKAEYPEKVWREDFIGQPLKVRLSPLLDPFLVARYKDAADEAYKLKLIRKKPEIESWFDRRYLQAALKELKLEGHWPVYAAGGELLQ; the protein is encoded by the coding sequence ATGTTTGTGACCGTCCGCCGCCTACAGGCCCTGCTGGCCCTGACTTTGGCCACTGCGCTGCCTTGGCTTCCCTTTGGCGTGCATGCGCAGGCACCAGCGCAGCCAGCGCTGCAAACCATCCGCATTGGCGTGGCTACCGGCGGTGTGGGTTCTGACCCGGTGCGCCACGGCGGCACATCGGCCGCGCTGGCCTACACCGATGGGGCGGTGGAGGAGGAGTTCAAGAAAGACGGCATCAAGGTGCAGTGGATCTTCTTCAAAGGCGCAGGCCCCGCAGTGAACGAGGCGTTGGTGAACAAGCAACTGGACTTTGCCTGGCAGGGCGACCTGCCCTCGGTCGTGCACCGTGCCAGCGATGTGAAGACCAAGATCATCCTCGGCAGCGGCGTGCGCACGGGTCTGTATCTGGCGGTGCCCCCCGATTCGCCCATCCAGCGGCTGGAAGACCTCAAGGGCCGCAAGGTGGCCGTCTTCAAAGGCACCAATCTGCACCTGGCCGCCGTGCGCGCCCTGGCCGACAAGGGCTTGAGCGAACGGGATGTGAAGCTGGTGAACCTGGACTTGCCCAGTGCCGACGCCGCCCTGGCCACCAAAGACATTGATGCCGCCTTTGGCTATGTGAACGTCTTTGCCTTGCGAGACAAGGGCCTGGCCAAGGTGGTCTGGTCGGCTTCGGCGGATTCGTACAAATACACCCGGCAGACGGTGCTGTTGGTGACCGATGACTTTGCCGCCCGCCACCCCCAGGCGGTGCAGCGTGTGGTCACCACGGTGCTCAGGTATGCGCACAAATACTCGGATGAATCACGCCGTGCCGACCTGTTTGCCCTGTGGGGCAAGGCCGAGTACCCCGAGAAGGTGTGGCGCGAGGATTTCATTGGCCAGCCGCTCAAAGTGCGTCTGTCGCCGCTGCTCGACCCGTTCCTGGTCGCCCGCTACAAGGACGCGGCCGACGAGGCCTACAAGCTCAAGCTCATCCGCAAGAAGCCCGAGATCGAGTCCTGGTTTGACCGCCGCTACCTCCAGGCGGCCCTCAAAGAGCTGAAGCTGGAGGGGCACTGGCCTGTGTATGCCGCAGGCGGTGAGTTGCTGCAATAA